The window AGCATGAGGCAGGCCTTTTTGGCCAGCAGTATGCGACATGGCAAACGTGCGAATTTTGCAGTTATTTCAGAGTGATGCCGCCAGCCGATGATACCGTTGGAACCGGTTCTTCAGGCGCTATAGAGCAAACGGCCGTCGGGGCTGGCGTGATCCACCGCCTTGGGCGGTTCCTGGGCCGTGAGGTCCCTCTCCTTGCCGACCACTCGGGCGATCGAGCGCCGCCGGCTTGCTGCGTCAAGCGAGCCCGATCGCAACCACAGATTACACGGTCTCGAACTTTTCGATGACGAGCGTTTCGGCGAGCGCGTCCCGGGTCCATTCCTGGAATGCCGGCAGCGCCAGCATCGTGTCCATGTAGGCCCGGGTCTCCGGCGTGACCTCGATCGCGTAGGTGCGAAAGCGGTGCACGACCGGGGCATACATCGCATCGGCCGCGCCGAAGCGCCCGAACAGGAACGGTCCATTGGCGCCATACCGGGTCCGGCACTCGCGCCAGATCTCCTGCACGCGCGCGATATTGGCCTCGGCGTCCGCCGACAGCGTCACAGGGCGCACCGGGCGGTGCAGGTTCATGCCGCATTCGTTGCGAAGGGCCATGAAGCCGGAATGCATCTCGGCGCACACCGAACGGGCATGGGCACGGGCGGCGGCATCGTCAGGCCACAGCTTCACTTCCGGGTAGCGCTCGGCGAGGTATTCGATGATGCTGAGCGAATCCCAGACCGTGGTGTCGCCGTCGACCAGCACCGGAACCTTGCCGGCGCGGCTGAACGAGATGATCTGCTCCTTGTCCGCGGGATTGTCGGTGTAGAGCGGGATCAGGGTCTCCACGAACGGGATGTCGTTGGCGCGGAGCGCGAGCCACGGCCGCATCGACCATGACGAGTAATTCTTGTTGCCGATTGCGAGTTTCAGCGCAGCCATGTCATCAGTCCTTCTCGATCCGCCTTGAAGCGAGCCGCTTTTAACGCCATCGCCTGCCGCCAATCAATCGTTGCTGCACCTCGCCATGCGTGGCAAGCGTTGCGATCCTCGCCAGGAGACAGACATGAGCAGGCATTGGGTCGACATCACCGCCGTCGGCTTCTTCATCATCGAGTGGCTGGTCTACGCGCTGACGCTGGAGCATTCGGCCTATGGCCGCGACAGCCTGTCGGCGCGCATGAACCGCTACCGCGAAGTGTGGGTGCGCCGGCTGCTCGACCGCGACGCGCGCATGGTCGATATGCAGATCATGGCCTCGCTGCAGAACGGCACTGCCTTCTTCGCCTCCACCAGCCTGATCGCGCTCGGCGGCGCGCTGGCGCTGCTGCACGCGACCAACGACGCGATCACGATCTTGAGCAAGCTGCCGATCGATCTCAGCACCTCGCCGGCGATGTGGGAGCTGAAATGCGTCGGCCTCGTCCTGATCTGCGTCTACGCCTTCTTCAAATTCGCCTGGTCGTACCGCCTGTTCAACTATGTCGCGATCCTGTTCGGCGGCATGCCGGCGGCCTCGCAGCGTGACACGCCGGAGGCCGAAGCCCACGTGATCCGCACCTCGCGCCTGTTCGAATCCGCCGGCCGCCATTTCAACCGCGGCCAGCGCGCCTTCTTCTTCGCACTCGGCTATCTCGGCTGGTTCGTCAGCCCCTGGGTGTTGTTCGTGACCACGGCAGCCGTGGTCATCGTGACCTGGCGCCGGCAATTCGCCTCGAGCGCGTGGGAGGCCATGGCGCCGGAGGTGGTGGATGGCGAGGAGATGAAGCGCGGTCGTTGACGCGCTCGTGTCCCGGACGCGCTGCAGCGCACTTGCGCTGCGTCCGGGGTACGAGGGCGGAGTGTGGCGGACAAGTCGCTGCGCTCGCACTGACGCAGTATGAGGCGGCAGCGCCACTTCTCCAGCTCGCATGAATTACAGACATAGCTTCGCACTCTCGCGGCGCATTTCGCCCGTATCTTTGCCTGGTCACTCACCCTCTTATCCAAGAGGGCACAGGGAAGACTGCGATCATAGTCCTAAGCCGGCGGTCTCGGCCTGCTATGTGTAGCGATTGCCGTACGGGAAGTCCGTAAAGCCGCTTTGATCTATCTCAATTCTCTGACAGGAGCGGGCATCAGTTTGAGAGAGTCGCGTCCATCGCTTCGCCGCGCCGGCCGGGCGGTTGGGCGCTTCCAGGGAGCTCGATATGATCAAGTCGCTCGGAATTGCCACGTTCGCCTTCTTCTTCGCAGTATCGGCTCAGGCGATGACACCTGCCCCGATTGCACAGCCCGAAAGCCTGATTACGGAAGTCGCTGCTGCCTGCGGCGTCGGTAGGACACGTATCAACGGCGTGTGCGTCGCACGGACCACCGTCCGCCAAACCCGTCGGGCGGTCCGCA of the Bradyrhizobium sp. WSM1417 genome contains:
- a CDS encoding DUF599 domain-containing protein, which translates into the protein MSRHWVDITAVGFFIIEWLVYALTLEHSAYGRDSLSARMNRYREVWVRRLLDRDARMVDMQIMASLQNGTAFFASTSLIALGGALALLHATNDAITILSKLPIDLSTSPAMWELKCVGLVLICVYAFFKFAWSYRLFNYVAILFGGMPAASQRDTPEAEAHVIRTSRLFESAGRHFNRGQRAFFFALGYLGWFVSPWVLFVTTAAVVIVTWRRQFASSAWEAMAPEVVDGEEMKRGR
- a CDS encoding glutathione S-transferase family protein, with translation MAALKLAIGNKNYSSWSMRPWLALRANDIPFVETLIPLYTDNPADKEQIISFSRAGKVPVLVDGDTTVWDSLSIIEYLAERYPEVKLWPDDAAARAHARSVCAEMHSGFMALRNECGMNLHRPVRPVTLSADAEANIARVQEIWRECRTRYGANGPFLFGRFGAADAMYAPVVHRFRTYAIEVTPETRAYMDTMLALPAFQEWTRDALAETLVIEKFETV